The DNA sequence CATTTCTTAAGTACTCTCTTATCTCCTGAATAAATAAAGTATTTACACCTTATATAAATAAATAAATAATATGTACAATTTAATTGAAAAAACTATTGAATTACCTGACGGAAAAAAAATAATTATTGAAACAGGTAAACTTGCAAAACAAGCAGACGGTTCTGTTGTTGTTAAAATGGATAAAACAATGTTGTTGGCAACTGTTGTCTCAGCACAAGAGGGCAAACCGGATGTTGATTTTATGCCCCTTACTGTAGAATATAAAGAAAAATTTGCATCATCAGGCAGGTTCCCCGGTGGTTTCCTTAAAAGAGAAGGACGACCCGGAAATAACGAAATTTTAACTTCACGTTTGGTTGACAGAGTTTTGCGTCCATTATTTCCTGAAGATTATCATGCCGAAACTTTTATGACTATTGAACTTATTTCTGCCGATAAAAATGTTATGCCTGATTCTTTAGCAGGATTAGCAGCTTCTGCCGCATTAGCTGTTTCTGACATTCCTTTTAACGGACCAATTTCCGAAGTAAGAGTATGCAGAATAAACGGAGAATTTAAAATAAACCCAACATTTAGCGAATTAGAAGAATCTGATTTAGATATTATGGTTGGAGCAACCAAAGAAAATATCCTGATGGTTGAAGGAGAAATGAATGAAATTGCCGAAGTTGATATGATACAAGCAATAAAATTTGGTCATGAAGCTATCAAGGTACAATGTCAGGTACAAATAGAATTAATGGAAATGGTTGGTAAAACTAAAAAACGAGAATATTGCCACGAAGAAAACGATGAAGAATTAAGAAATAAAGTTCAAAATGAAACATATGATAAAATTTATGCTGTTGCTAAACAACTTATAAAAAACAAACAGGAAAGAGCCGAAGCTTTTAATTCTGTAAAACAAGAATTTATTGACTCATTTCCTGAAGATGAAGAAATAAATACCGGATTAGTTGATAAATATTTTCATGATGTTGAGAAAAAAGCTATCAGAGATTTAGTATTAAATGAAAAGATACGTATAGACGGACGTAAATGTGATGAAATAAGACCTATATGGTGCGAAGTAGATTGTTTACCTGCTGCACACGGTTCAGCAATTTTTACAAGAGGCGAAACTCAGTCATTATCATCCGTAACCCTTGGAACAAAATTAGATGAAAAAATTGTTGATGAAGTTTTACGACAAGGAAGAGATAAATTCCTGCTTCATTATAGTTTCCTTCCATATTCAACAGGAGACGCAAGACCATATAGAGGAGTTAGCAGAAGAGAAGTTGGACATGGAAACTTAGCTCATAGGGCTTTAAAAATAGTAATGCCAAATAGCGAAGAAAATCCTTATTCAATCAGATTAGTTTCTGATATCTTAGAATCAAACGGCTCTTCATCAATGGCAACAGTATGTGCAGGAACACTTGCTCTAATGGATGCCGGAATTAAAATTAAAAAACCCGTTTCGGGAATTGCTATGGGCTTAATTACCGATAATTCAGGAAAATTTGCTGTATTATCTGATATATTAGGCGACGAAGACCATCTTGGCGATATGGATTTCAAAGTTACAGGAACAAAAGACGGAATAACAGCTACACAAATGGATATTAAAGTTGACGGGCTACCTTATGAAGTTCT is a window from the Bacteroidales bacterium genome containing:
- the pnp gene encoding polyribonucleotide nucleotidyltransferase, which translates into the protein MYNLIEKTIELPDGKKIIIETGKLAKQADGSVVVKMDKTMLLATVVSAQEGKPDVDFMPLTVEYKEKFASSGRFPGGFLKREGRPGNNEILTSRLVDRVLRPLFPEDYHAETFMTIELISADKNVMPDSLAGLAASAALAVSDIPFNGPISEVRVCRINGEFKINPTFSELEESDLDIMVGATKENILMVEGEMNEIAEVDMIQAIKFGHEAIKVQCQVQIELMEMVGKTKKREYCHEENDEELRNKVQNETYDKIYAVAKQLIKNKQERAEAFNSVKQEFIDSFPEDEEINTGLVDKYFHDVEKKAIRDLVLNEKIRIDGRKCDEIRPIWCEVDCLPAAHGSAIFTRGETQSLSSVTLGTKLDEKIVDEVLRQGRDKFLLHYSFLPYSTGDARPYRGVSRREVGHGNLAHRALKIVMPNSEENPYSIRLVSDILESNGSSSMATVCAGTLALMDAGIKIKKPVSGIAMGLITDNSGKFAVLSDILGDEDHLGDMDFKVTGTKDGITATQMDIKVDGLPYEVLEQALEQARIGRLHILNKITETLSEPREDLKPHAPRILKLTIAKEFIGAIIGPGGSVIQDIQKTTGTTIVIEEVDELGIINIVADNKESIDAAAKIINSITEVPEIGKVYKGKIKSIVSFGAFVEILPKKEGLLHISEIEWRRIIAVEDILKEGQEIEVKLLDIDRSGKLKLSRKVLLPKPERKEN